CGCGGCCGGATGGCTCGGCCGCAAGACGGGCCGCGGCTTCTACACCTACGAGGCAAAGTGACCGCGACTCCGGAGATGCTCGAGATCCGCGGCCTCGCCCGCGACTTCGCCGCCGCGGAGCTGCGCCCGCACGCCGAGCGCTGGGACGCGGACCGCGCGCTGGATGATGACGTCGCTGCGAAGATTGCGGAGCTGGGATTCTTCGGCATGCTCGTTCCCGAGGAACGCGGCGGCATGGGCTTCGGTCTGCCCACATACCTCACTGCGCTGGAGGAGCTGGCGTGGGGCGAGCCCGGTGCCGCACTGCTCGTCGCGCAGAGCGTGCTTGCCGCGGACGTCCTCGTCCGGTTCGGCGGCAGCACACACGAACACGACGTCGACGCGCTCGCGGCGGGCGAAGTGCTCGGCTGTGTCGCATTCGCCGAGCCCGACTCAGCGGACGGAGCCGGCGCGCCGACGAATGCTGTCGAGCATGATGGTTCCTGGACGTTGAACGGGAGCAGCCCATGGGTGACGAACGGCGCGCGCGCCGGTGTCGCGGTAGTGCTCGCGCAGGCGGACGGCACGCCCGCGCTCTTCGCACTCACTCCCGATATGGGTTACACGTCCGGGGTTCCCGCGGCGACCATGGGACTGCGTTCCGTGGACGTGGTGCCGCTCGATTTCAACGGAGTACAGGCGCCCGCGGACGCGCGCCTGAGCTGGAGCGGCAACGATGCGCGCGCCGCGCTCGACCCGCTCGGCTGCCTGTCGGCCGCGGCCATTGCAGTCGGGATCTCGCAGGCTGCACTCGACCACGCGGTGCATTACGCGAACGAGCGCGAGCAGTTCGGCCAGCCGATCCGCAGCTTCGAAGGCATCCAGTTCAAGCTCGCGGAGATGGCCACGCGCACCGCTGCCGCCCGCTGCCTCATCCAGCGTGCGGCAGAGCGGCCGGATGATCCAGCGGCAGCGGCAATGGCCAAGCTCGCCGCGGGTTCGTGTGCGATGTATGTAACGACGGACGCTGTACAGATCTTCGGCGGATATGGCTATATGCGTGATTACCCCGTGGAGAAGCTCATGCGGGACGCAAAGGCCATGGAGATGCTGCACGGCACCAGTGAGATGCAGCGGCTCCGCATCGCGGCGGCGCTGTACGCCGATTGATTCAATAACGGAGATTCCATGAACATTTTCGAGCGTATCGCCGAGCACAGCCACGAGCAGCTCGTGTTCTGCCACGAGCCCTCGGCCGGCTACAGGGGCATCATTGCAATACACAACACCACGCTCGGTCCCGCACTCGGTGGCACGCGCTTCTGGAACTACCGCAACGACGAAGAAGCGATAGTTGATGCGCTCAGACTCGCCCGCGGCATGACGTACAAGGCCGCCGTCGCCGGCCTCAACCTCGGCGGCGGCAAGTCCGTCATCATCGGTGACAACAAGACCACGCGCCGGGAGATGATCTTCCGCGCCCACGGTCGCTTCGTCGAGTCACTCGGCGGCCGTTACATCACCGCGGAGGATGTCGGCACGAGTGTCGAGGACATGGACTACGTGAAGATGGAGACGGAGGCGGTCACGGGCGTCGCCGGTGGATCAGGTGACCCGTCGCCGGTCACCGCCTACGGCGTCTACCGCGGGATCAAGGCATGCGCCAGGGAGAAGTACGGGTCCGATTCCGTGGACGGCATGAGTATCGCCGTGCAGGGCACCGGTCATGTCGGATACTACGTCTGCAAGTACCTGGCAGAGGAAGGGGCGAAGCTGACAGTTACCGACATCGACACGGCGCGCGCGCAGCGCGTCGTCGACGAGTTCGGTGCTAAGCATGTCAGCCCGGATGAGATATACTGCGTGGACGCCCAGGTGTTCGCGCCATGCGCGCTCGGTGCAGTGGTGAATGACGATACACTCGCTGAGTTCAAGTTCGAGATCATCGCGGGCGCGGCCAACAACCAGCTCGCGCAGGAGCGGCACGGCGATCAGCTGCACAAGCGCGGCATCCTCTATGCGCCCGATTACGTGATCAACGCCGGCGGACTGATCAACGTATACGGCGAACTGAACGACTGGTCGGCAGAGCAGGCGCGTCGCAAGGCGGGCGAGATCTACGAAACGCTCTGCCAGATCTTCGAGCTGGCAAAGGACGACGGCCTGCCGACGTACGAAGCGGCCGACCGGGTTGCGGAACGCCGCATCGAGCAGGTGGGTGCGCTCAAGAGGACGTGGGTCTGATCATGATGGACGCGCTGCGCAGTGCCGATCCGGAGATCTACGACGCCGTAGTGGCTGAAGCCGAGCGGCAGCACGGCACACTCGAGTTGATTGCCAGCGAGAACTTCACGTCACCGGCGGTACTGCAGGCGGCAGGTACGGTCCTCACCAACAAGTACGCCGAAGGCTATCCCGGGAAGCGGTACTACGGCGGCTGCGAGTATGTCGACGTGGCGGAGTCACTCGCAATCTCACGCGCGCTCGAGCTTTTCGGCGGGGATCACGCCAATGTGCAGCCGCACTCGGGTGCGCAGGCCAACATGGCCGCGTACTTCGCCACGCTCGAACCCGGTGACACGCTGCTCGGCATGAACCTGTCGCACGGCGGCCACCTCACGCACGGATCTCCGGTCAATTTCAGCGGCCGCATCTACCGGGCTGTCGCGTACGGCGTAGGTGATGACGGACGCATCGACTACGGTCAGGTACGCGAACAGGCGCTGAAGCATCGGCCGAAAGTGATCGTTGCAGGCGCGAGCGCATACGCCCGCATCATCGATTTCGCCGCGTTCGCGGAGATCGCACGGGAGGTGGAGGCACGTCTCATCGTGGACATGGCGCACATCGCCGGCCTCGTCGCCGGCGGCGCTCACCCGAGCCCGATCCCGCACGCCGACATTGTCACATCCACCACGCACAAGACGTTGCGGGGACCGCGCAGCGGATTCGTCGTGTGTCGCGCCGACCTCGCGAAGGCGATCGACAAGCAGGTCTTCCCGGGCATGCAGGGAGGGCCGCTCATGCACATCATCGCGGCGAAGGCCGTCGCATTCCGGGAGGCCCTTGCGCCCGAGTTCCAGGTGTACGCTCAGCAGGTGGTCCGCAACGCACAGGCGCTCGCGGAATCGCTCATGTCGAACGGGTTCGACCTGGTCAGCGGCGGTACTGACAACCACCTCGTCCTCCTCGACCTGCGCAGCAAGGGCGAGCTCACCGGCAAGCTGGCCGAGGAGTCCCTGGAGCGCGCGCGCATCACATGCAACAAGAACACGGTGCCGGGTGAGCAGCGCTCGCCGTTCGTCACGTCGGGCGTCCGTCTCGGTACGGCCGCTCTCACCACTCGTGGCATGGGTCCCGCAGAGATGACACGCATCGGCGGCTGGATTGCCGAAGTACTGAATGCGCCCGGCGACACCGGGGTGGTCGAGCGCGTGTCGGCGCAGGTGAACGAGCTCTGCGCCGGCTTTCCACTGTACCCGGGGTTCCGCGGCGAACATGAGCACGCGCGGGCCTGAGCGCCGCTGGTGTGAGTGAAGCATGGACGAGGAGCTGTTTGCAGCCCTGCGCGCACGCAATCCGCGTTATCCGGAGGCCGCATATGTCTTCGTTCTCGGCGCGCTGAACTACGTCCTCGAGCGGCTGCCGGAGCCGCGCCATATCACCGGCGGTGAGATGGCTGGCGGGGTTCGCGACATGGCGATCGACCGATTCGGTCCCATGGCCCGTACCGTACTCGAGCACTGGGGAATCGAGCGGACCGCAGACGTCGGGGAAATCGTCTTCGCGCTGGTGGAGAGCGGCGTCCTCATCAAGCAGGAAGAGGATACCCGCGACGACTTCGTCGATGTCTTCGATTTCGATGATGCGTTCGGCAGTCCGTACCCCCGCAGGGCCAGCGGCGACTGACTGCTGTACTGGCGCGGCGCCCCGCCGCCCACTACGATGCGCTGGGGAGGACAGGGGAAGCCCGGCCATGGAACGTGCTTTGCATTGTGGCTGGAGGTTGCAGAGCCGTGTGAGGGTTCGGACACGGGCTATGATGAGGGGAGGGGTTGAGCGATGGCGGCTGCTTCACCGCAGGAGAACTTTCCACAGTGCCGCAAATGTGACAGCGGTACCATGCTCCCGCTGTCCGATTATGGCAGGGACGGCGCCCCGATTACATACAAGGCGTGGGTCTGCTCCAATCCGGACTGCGGCTTCAATATCCGTATCGACAACGGCGAGATCAGCTTCGGCCGGACGATCGGTCAGAGCTACAAATAGGCGGGCGGCACCACCTCCGGGGCGGTCCGCCCGTTTTCGTCAGGCCGGAGCTCGAGCTGCATCATGACTTACTCTTCCACAGCTGACCCGGCGACGGGAGTGTACGGCTGTCTGGACGTGCCGCTTCCGACGGCCGCCCAGGCCGCCGCCGCCGACACGGTCTCCCATCGCAAGTACAACATTCCTGATCGAGTGCTCATGGAGAGCGCGGGGCGCGCTGCCGCGTTCGTCCTCCAGCGTCTCTATCCGGAAGGACGGGTGGTAGGAGTGGCGGGCAGCGGGCACAATGGTGGGGACCTGCTCGTCATGCTGCGCGTCCTGCACGCATGGGGCCGTGATGTCGCCGTGATCGCCGCGGGCTCCGCGCCGCCCGACACGACGTTGCTGCACGGCGAATCCCTCGAGATCATCGCGGCGGACAATGCCGGCGATGCACTGTCCCATGCGGCGGTGATCGTGGACGGAATGCTCGGCACCGGCGCTCAGGGTCCGCCGCGGGGGCGGATCATAGACTGGATCCGGCGCGTGAACGACGCGGCGGCACCGGTGCTCGCGCTGGACCTGCCGACAGGTGTGGATCCGACGACGGGCACTGTGGGAGACAATGCAGTGCGGGCGGATGTGACAGTGACGTTCGGCTGGCCGAAGCTGGGCCTGCTGCTGCATCCCGCACGTGACCTCTGCGGACGCATCGTCGCGGTGGAGATCGGGTTCCCGCCCGGCAGCCTGACGTCTGAGGCCCGGCTGATCACGCCGGCCTGGGCACGGCGACACCTGCGGGCGCGCGATCCGTCGGCGCACAAGGGTACGGCGGGTCGGCTGCTGATCCTGGCGGGGCATGAGGGGATGGCGGGTGCCGCGGCCATCGCCGGACAGGCAGCGCTGCGAGCAGGTGCGGGCCTGGTGCGCATCGCATCGGAGGTGACCAACCGCGTGATTCTGCAGACGCTCATTCCGGAAGCGACATTCCTGGACCGTGCGGAGCTGCACAGCGATGACCTGGAGCCGATGCACGCCCTCGTTGCCGGTCCGGGGCTCGGCACGGATGGACGCGCGCGCACGGCCCTTTCGAGTGCTCTCGAGATGATGGCGGGGATGCCGGCGCTGCTGGACGCAGATGCACTGAATGTCCACGCGGAAGAGCCGGGCGCGATCCGCGATATCGCGGCGGGCAGACCGCTCGTGATCACCCCACACGCGCGTGAGCTGTCACGTATCTCACACCAGCCGCTCGACGACATACTGGCGGACATGCCGGGCGCTGCACGCGCGGCGGCTCGGGAATTCAACTGTGTCGTACTGCTCAAGGGCCAGCCGTCGCTGATCGCTCTGCCCGATGGGACCCTGCTGGTCAATGCCGTCGGGTCCTCCGACACCGCGACCGCGGGAATGGGGGATCAGCTCGCCGGTACGATCGGCGCCATGCTGGCGGGCGGGTATGGCGCGGTGGAGGCCGGGGCACTGGGCCTGTTCCTGAGTGGGCGTGCAGCTGACCTGGCGGGTCTGGGGCGCTCGCTGACACCCGCGGAGGTGAGCGGCCATCTTGCAGCGGCCATCGCCGATCCCGGTCCGGTGGCGAGCACGCTGGACCTTCCGTTCGTCACGTTCGATCAGCCGCAGCGCCGTTGACACACGGCGGCGGCGGTGCGCCGGTCAAGCTGTTATATTACTCCGAGTTGCGCTGATGCGTGCGCGCGTGTCAGGACGCGGCCCAACCCCGAAGCAAAGACAGCGATGACGCAGATTCCGCTCGGTCCCGGCGCCGAGTTCGATCTCATCCGCCGGTTCTACCCGACGGACATGTCGGCTGGAGCGGCAGTGCGCCTGCCGGACGCGGTACGCGTCGGGTCCGGCGATGACTGTGCCGTCGTGCGGGGCGAGGGCATCTGCCTGAGCATGGACATATCGGTCGAAGGCATTCACTTCCTCCGCGAATGGCTGCAGCCGGAGGAGATCGGGTACCGCGCCGCGGCCGGCGCATTGAGCGATCTCGCCGCCGTTGCCGCCACGCCCATCGGCGTGCTTGCCTCGCTCGCGATCGATGAGGCAGAGATCGATATCGCCCCGCGTATCATGGACGGCGTCCGTGCCGCGGCAGCCGGCGCACGGGCGGTCCTGCTGGGCGGCGACACGTCGCGCACGATCGGCCCGATCGTTGTGGATGTCGTTGTGGTCGGCAACGCCCTGCGGCCGGTACTGCGCAGCGGTGCGCGACCCGGCGACTCGGTCTGGATGACCGGCGAGCTGGGTGCAGCGGCTGCGGCCGTGCGGGCGTGGAAGGGCGGCGGAACGCCGGAGCCCGCGGCCCGGCTCGCTTTTGCCCTGCCGACGCCCCGTATCGCCGAGGCGGTCTGGCTCGCAACGCGCGGTGCCGTCGACGCCATGATCGACATCTCCGACGGCCTGGCCGGCGATGTCGAGCATCTCGCCGCCGCGAGCGGTGTGCGCATAATCATCGATACCGCGTCGGTGCCGATCCACCCCACCGTGCACGCCCACACACCGGACCACGAGCACGCGCTGCGGCTCGCGCTCACGGGTGGTGAGGACTACGAGCTGTGCTTCGCCGCTCCGCCGGGTATGGTGGAACGCATTGTCGAGGACTTCGTCGACACGTTCGATCTCGCGCTCACCTGCATCGGCACGGTCCATTCCGGCGCCGGTGCCGTGCTTCGCTCCAATGGCTCGGTCGTCGAGCTGCCTTACTCAGGATACGACCACTTCTCCGCATCATCATGATTCGCACGATCTGGGTCGCGATCAACGTGCTCGCGTCGACCATACCGTTCAGCCTGCTCGTCGTCATCGGCTCCTATCTCGGGGCCTCCTCCCGGTTCTACGACCAGATCCCGCGCTACTGGGCACGCTGGATCCTCTGGGCGACCGGTGTGCGCGTCGAAGTTCAGGGCGTGGAGAACCTGTCTCCCGACAGCGCGCAGATCATCGTTTCCAACCACGTCTCGTGGTACGATGTCCTCGCACTCGCCGCCTGGACGCCCAAGCGATACCGGTTCGTCGCCAAGAAGGAGCTGTCGCGGGTCCCGCTCTGGGGGCACGCCTGGGTCGCCGCCGGCCATATCTCCGTTGACCGTACCGACAATCAGAGCGCGGTCGCGAGTCTGGATCAGGCCGGCCGCACCATCCTCGAGGACAACAGCTCCGTCATCATCTTCGCGGAAGGCACTCGGTCGCGTAACGGCGAGCTGCAGCCGTTCAAGAAGGGCGCCTTCATCCTGGCGCTTCAGAACGGCATCGACATCGTGCCCACGGCGGTGCTGGGAACGCATCACATCATGTCACGCGATAGCTGGCGCATACGTTCGGGGCGGATTATCGTTCGCTACGGCCCGCCCGTATCCCCGGCAGGCTATGATGTCCGTCGACGTGATGAACTGATTGCGCGGGTGCGATCGGAAGTCGAACACATGCTGTCGCTACCCGTCCATAATACCTGAGAGACCAATGTCCATCATCACCAGTCTGCACGCTCGTGAGATCCTCGATTCGCGCGGAAACCCGACGCTCGAAGCGGAAGTCGTCCTCGACACCGGTGCAGCCGGCCGTGCTGCGGTGCCGAGTGGTGCGTCGACAGGCGAGTTCGAGGCGGTCGAGCTGCGGGATGGCGACGGGAAGCGGTACGGCGGCAAGGGCGTGCTGAAGGCGGCGTCCAACGTCAACGACGAGATCGCCGAGGAGGTCATCGGCATGGATGCGTTCGATCAGGCGACGGTCGATCGCATGATGATCGAGATGGACGGTACGAAGAACAAGTCGTCGCTCGGCGCCAATGCCACCCTCGCGGTGTCGCTCGCAGTCGCGCGCGCGGCAGCCATGGACGCGGGCCTGCCCCTGTATCGCTATCTGGGCGGACCGAACGCCTCGCTCATGCCCGTGCCGCTCATGAACATCATCAATGGCGGCGCGCATGCGGCAAACAACGTGGATCTCCAGGAGTTCATGATCGCGCCTGTCGGCATGGACAGCTTCCCGGCAGCGCTGCGCGCGGGCGTTGAGATCTTCCACAGCCTCAAGAAGGTGCTGAGCGGTCGCGGCATGGGAACGAACGTCGGCGACGAGGGCGGATTCGCCCCGGACCTGGGCACGAACGAGGAGGCCATCGAGGTCATCCTCGAAGCGATCGAAAAGGCGGGGTTCCGGCCGGGCGAGGACGTGCTGCTGGCGCTCGATGCCGCCGCGAGCGAGTGGCACCGCGATGGCGCGTACGTCTTTCACAAGTCCACCAATGAGCGACGCTCCGCGGAGGAGATGGTGGAGTTCTGGCGCACCTGGGTGGAACGGTACCCGATCGTGTCCATCGAGGACGGGCTCGATGAGGGCGACTGGGACGGCTGGCGCGCGCTCACCAGCGCCATCGGCGATCGCGTCCAGCTCGTCGGCGATGACCTCTTCGTCACGAACACCGAGTTCCTCCAGAAGGGGATCGAAACAGGGGCCGGCAACGCGATCCTGATCAAGGTCAACCAGATCGGCACGCTGACCGAGACACTGCAGGCCATCGAGCTCGCGAAGCGCAACGGCTACCGCTACATCATCAGCCATCGCTCCGGCGAAACCGAGGACACGTTCATCGCCGACCTCGCCGTCGCTACGCGGAGCGGTCAGATCAAGACCGGCAGCGCCAGCCGCACCGACCGCGTCGCCAAGTACAACCAGCTCCTCCGCATCGCCGAGGACCTCGGCTCCGCCGCCGAGTACATGGGGCGGGACGCGTTTTGAAGCTCCGCGTCCTGCTCGGGTTCGTCCTCCTCGCGGGGGCCGCGTACTTCGCCGTCTTCGGTGGGGATTATGACGCCTTCGATCTCCGCAGGGTGCGCCAGGAGCGTGCGCTCGAGGAGCAGCGTGCCCGCGAAGTGAGTGCGGAGGTCGAAGCGCTGCGCGCCCGCCGCGATTCACTGGCGAATGACTCTGCGACCATCGAACGCATCGCTCGCGAACAGTACGGCCTGATCCGCGACGGCGAGCGACTCTACCGCTTCGCCGATACCGCGTCCGACAGCCTGTCCGGCCGCACCCGGTAACCGGCCTCTGCGCGCGGGCGGCGGTCCTCGAAGGCGCTGTTCCGACGGATTGACCGACGACCGATCTTCCCTTAGCTTTTCCTGCTCTGTGGTGCTCGCACGTGGTGCTCGCGCCCGGACGCCAGAGTAGCTCAGCTGGCTAGAGCGCACGACTCATAATCGTGAGGTCGGGAGTTCGAGTCTCCCCTCTGGCATACATGAAGCCCCCGCCGCGTAAACGTGGACGGGGGCTTTCTGCTGGATCCTGCCTCACGCTCTCACTCCACCCCTCCCCGGTGTGCGGATCACGGCGCGGCCTGTACGTTCACAAACACGGTGGTGCGATCGCGTCCCGATGTTGTATCTTGCGCGCTCCCGTAACCAGAATACCGAAAGCGCATGGCGACAAAGAAGCGTACGACCCGACCGTTCGAGGCCAGAGAGTCGAAGATCCAGGGGCGCGGCGTGTTTGCGACCCGGAAGATAGAGGAGGGCACCCGCCTCATCGAGTACAAGGGCGAGGTGGTCACTGACGCGGAGGCGGACCGCCGCTACCCGTTCGAAGAGGATGAGCGACATCACACGTTCCTGTTCCGCCTGGATTCGGGTGATGCGATCGACGCGGGTCCGAGCCGGAGCATCGCCAAGTACATCAATCACTCGTGCGACCCGAACTGCGAGGCGGTGGAGGAGGATGGGCGCATCTTCATCGAGGCCATCCGTGACATCGCGCGGGGCGAGGAACTGGTGTACGATTACAACTACGTACTGGACGAGCCGCATAACGCCGCGAACAAGAAGCTGTATCCCTGCAACTGCGGCGCGAAGAAGTGCAGGGGCACCATCCTGGCCAGGAAGCGATAGCGGGCACTGAACGCGGCGCCCGCGGCCACCCTCCCCGACGAGGCAAATGACGGAGCCAACCTGGATCTCGGTGCTGCCGCCGCTCCTTGCGATCGGACTCGCGATCGTGACGCGGCAGGTGTACCTCTCGCTCGCCTCCGGCATCTGGCTGGGCTGGACGATCATGGCCGGCTGGAATCCCGTCGCGGGACTCGGCCAGGCGATCGACGAGACGGTGCGGGTGCTCGGAGACGAGGGCAACGCGAAAGTCATCCTGTTCACGCTCGTGATCGGTGCTCTGATCGCGACCGTGGAAGCGGCCGGCGGCGTGCGCGGCTTCGTGGACTGGGTAGAGCGCAAGAACTTCGTCACCAGTGGCCGGCGCGCGCAGGTGCTCACGTTCATCGTGGGCTTCGTCATCTTCATCGAGTCCAACATCACCGTGCTCGTGGCGGGCGCGATCGGTCGTCCGCTGTTCGACCGCTTCCGTGTGTCGCGGGAGAAGCTGGCGTACATCATCGACTCCACGTCTGCGCCCATCTGCATCCTCATCCCGCTCAACGCCTGGGGCGCCTACGTGCTCGGACTGCTCGGCGAGTCGGGGATCGATCAGCCGCTGTCCGTGTTCATCGCCTCGATCCCGCTGAACTTCTACGCGATCAGCGCCATCATCGTCACGTTCATCACGGTCATCTTCGGTGTGAATCTCGGGCCGATGAAGAAGGCAGAGCGCAGGACGCAGGGCGGCGAGCTGCTCTCCGCCGGCGCCGCGCCCCTCCTCGATCCCGAGGTGCTGTCCCCGCCGCCGAACGACCGCATCGAGCCACGCGCGCGCAACATGTTCCTGCCGATCGCGGCCATGGTTCTCATGATGCCGGTCGCGCTCTACATCACAGGCGGCGGCGACCTGCGCGAGGGCAGCGGCTCGACCAGCGTCCTGTGGGCCGTCCTCACGGGTCTCACCGTCGCGTGGCTCCTGCTTCTCGCCCAGCGGGCCTACACGATCGATGAGCTCACCCGGACCGGGCTCAAGGGGGCCGGCGGTCTCATGAGCCTGGCCCTCGTGCTCCTTCTCGCGCTCGCGCTCGGGTCGGTGGCCCGACAACTCGGCACCGGCGTGTTTATCGCACAGGCCACCGGAGATCTCCTCCCCGCCTCCGTGTTCCTCCCGCTCGTTTTTATCGTCGGCGCCGGAGTCGCCTTTTCGACCGGCACCAGCTGGGGCACATTTGCGATCATGATCCCGATCGCTGTGCCGGCGGCTCAGGCGCTCGGCCTGCCGCCAGCACCGTTCGTCGCGGCCGCACTCTCCGGCGGCGTCTTCGGTGACCACGCGTCGCCCATCAGCGACACGACGATCATCGCCTCCATGGCCGCCGCGACGGACCATATCGATCACGTCCGCACACAGCTGCCGTACGCCCTCATCAGCGGAGGCATCGCCATTACCGCGTTTGCGGTCGCCGGCGCCTTCATGGGCTGAGGCAGCCACCCACCTGCGTTCCCCCTGAACGTCCCCAGACCCCACAGGGCGCAACCTTTTTCGCCTGTGGGGCATCCCACTACACGTCGGACTCGTGAAACCGGGGATCTCCCGCTCCCGTACACATGGAGGGAGCGTTAGATTGCTGGCGATGGACCAGGACCGCGCGGCCGCTATCCCCGGCCGTGCCGAACAGAAATAGAGAGAACGATGCATATACATGAGTGTGCCCGCTGCGAGGGCTGCGGCTATATCACAGGCTCACTGCGCTGGGAGATTCCCTGGTCGCGGTGGGCAGACGCGAAGGATCCCGGTCACTCTGACGGTGTGCTGGAGGCCCATCCGTGCCCCGACTGCGGAGGGACGGGCGCATTGATCCGGATGGATGATGTGCAGCCGGCAGTGCAGCTGGCCTCCCGCCGGGGCCTGCGGCAGCAGGGCAGCTACGCCCAGCACGTGGAGTCCGTACTGCTGACGCAGCATATCCGGCACTGACCCGTCTGACGGGCATCAGCCACATGAAACGCGCCGCGGACCAGCTCCGCGGCGCGTTTTTTTTGGCCCACGTGGACATCCGAATGGCTAGGCGGGCTGGGGCACCACTTCGGGCTGCTGTCGCGCCACTCGCCGCCGCTCAGCACGCCGCTCGAAGAGCAGGTAGAGGGCGGGTGTGACGGTCAGCACCAGGATCGTGGAGCTGGAGAGCCCCCCGATCAGGGCATAGGCCAGCGCGTTCCAGATGTTCTGGTCGGCGGTCTGACTGAACAGGACGAGGGGCAGGAGTCCGCAGATGGTGGTGAGGCTGGTCATCAGGATCGGTCGCAC
This DNA window, taken from Longimicrobiales bacterium, encodes the following:
- a CDS encoding acyl-CoA dehydrogenase family protein, which encodes MTATPEMLEIRGLARDFAAAELRPHAERWDADRALDDDVAAKIAELGFFGMLVPEERGGMGFGLPTYLTALEELAWGEPGAALLVAQSVLAADVLVRFGGSTHEHDVDALAAGEVLGCVAFAEPDSADGAGAPTNAVEHDGSWTLNGSSPWVTNGARAGVAVVLAQADGTPALFALTPDMGYTSGVPAATMGLRSVDVVPLDFNGVQAPADARLSWSGNDARAALDPLGCLSAAAIAVGISQAALDHAVHYANEREQFGQPIRSFEGIQFKLAEMATRTAAARCLIQRAAERPDDPAAAAMAKLAAGSCAMYVTTDAVQIFGGYGYMRDYPVEKLMRDAKAMEMLHGTSEMQRLRIAAALYAD
- a CDS encoding Glu/Leu/Phe/Val dehydrogenase dimerization domain-containing protein, translated to MNIFERIAEHSHEQLVFCHEPSAGYRGIIAIHNTTLGPALGGTRFWNYRNDEEAIVDALRLARGMTYKAAVAGLNLGGGKSVIIGDNKTTRREMIFRAHGRFVESLGGRYITAEDVGTSVEDMDYVKMETEAVTGVAGGSGDPSPVTAYGVYRGIKACAREKYGSDSVDGMSIAVQGTGHVGYYVCKYLAEEGAKLTVTDIDTARAQRVVDEFGAKHVSPDEIYCVDAQVFAPCALGAVVNDDTLAEFKFEIIAGAANNQLAQERHGDQLHKRGILYAPDYVINAGGLINVYGELNDWSAEQARRKAGEIYETLCQIFELAKDDGLPTYEAADRVAERRIEQVGALKRTWV
- the glyA gene encoding serine hydroxymethyltransferase — its product is MGLIMMDALRSADPEIYDAVVAEAERQHGTLELIASENFTSPAVLQAAGTVLTNKYAEGYPGKRYYGGCEYVDVAESLAISRALELFGGDHANVQPHSGAQANMAAYFATLEPGDTLLGMNLSHGGHLTHGSPVNFSGRIYRAVAYGVGDDGRIDYGQVREQALKHRPKVIVAGASAYARIIDFAAFAEIAREVEARLIVDMAHIAGLVAGGAHPSPIPHADIVTSTTHKTLRGPRSGFVVCRADLAKAIDKQVFPGMQGGPLMHIIAAKAVAFREALAPEFQVYAQQVVRNAQALAESLMSNGFDLVSGGTDNHLVLLDLRSKGELTGKLAEESLERARITCNKNTVPGEQRSPFVTSGVRLGTAALTTRGMGPAEMTRIGGWIAEVLNAPGDTGVVERVSAQVNELCAGFPLYPGFRGEHEHARA
- a CDS encoding Minf_1886 family protein translates to MDEELFAALRARNPRYPEAAYVFVLGALNYVLERLPEPRHITGGEMAGGVRDMAIDRFGPMARTVLEHWGIERTADVGEIVFALVESGVLIKQEEDTRDDFVDVFDFDDAFGSPYPRRASGD
- a CDS encoding NAD(P)H-hydrate dehydratase translates to MTYSSTADPATGVYGCLDVPLPTAAQAAAADTVSHRKYNIPDRVLMESAGRAAAFVLQRLYPEGRVVGVAGSGHNGGDLLVMLRVLHAWGRDVAVIAAGSAPPDTTLLHGESLEIIAADNAGDALSHAAVIVDGMLGTGAQGPPRGRIIDWIRRVNDAAAPVLALDLPTGVDPTTGTVGDNAVRADVTVTFGWPKLGLLLHPARDLCGRIVAVEIGFPPGSLTSEARLITPAWARRHLRARDPSAHKGTAGRLLILAGHEGMAGAAAIAGQAALRAGAGLVRIASEVTNRVILQTLIPEATFLDRAELHSDDLEPMHALVAGPGLGTDGRARTALSSALEMMAGMPALLDADALNVHAEEPGAIRDIAAGRPLVITPHARELSRISHQPLDDILADMPGAARAAAREFNCVVLLKGQPSLIALPDGTLLVNAVGSSDTATAGMGDQLAGTIGAMLAGGYGAVEAGALGLFLSGRAADLAGLGRSLTPAEVSGHLAAAIADPGPVASTLDLPFVTFDQPQRR
- the thiL gene encoding thiamine-phosphate kinase codes for the protein MTQIPLGPGAEFDLIRRFYPTDMSAGAAVRLPDAVRVGSGDDCAVVRGEGICLSMDISVEGIHFLREWLQPEEIGYRAAAGALSDLAAVAATPIGVLASLAIDEAEIDIAPRIMDGVRAAAAGARAVLLGGDTSRTIGPIVVDVVVVGNALRPVLRSGARPGDSVWMTGELGAAAAAVRAWKGGGTPEPAARLAFALPTPRIAEAVWLATRGAVDAMIDISDGLAGDVEHLAAASGVRIIIDTASVPIHPTVHAHTPDHEHALRLALTGGEDYELCFAAPPGMVERIVEDFVDTFDLALTCIGTVHSGAGAVLRSNGSVVELPYSGYDHFSASS
- a CDS encoding lysophospholipid acyltransferase family protein translates to MIRTIWVAINVLASTIPFSLLVVIGSYLGASSRFYDQIPRYWARWILWATGVRVEVQGVENLSPDSAQIIVSNHVSWYDVLALAAWTPKRYRFVAKKELSRVPLWGHAWVAAGHISVDRTDNQSAVASLDQAGRTILEDNSSVIIFAEGTRSRNGELQPFKKGAFILALQNGIDIVPTAVLGTHHIMSRDSWRIRSGRIIVRYGPPVSPAGYDVRRRDELIARVRSEVEHMLSLPVHNT
- the eno gene encoding phosphopyruvate hydratase, whose amino-acid sequence is MSIITSLHAREILDSRGNPTLEAEVVLDTGAAGRAAVPSGASTGEFEAVELRDGDGKRYGGKGVLKAASNVNDEIAEEVIGMDAFDQATVDRMMIEMDGTKNKSSLGANATLAVSLAVARAAAMDAGLPLYRYLGGPNASLMPVPLMNIINGGAHAANNVDLQEFMIAPVGMDSFPAALRAGVEIFHSLKKVLSGRGMGTNVGDEGGFAPDLGTNEEAIEVILEAIEKAGFRPGEDVLLALDAAASEWHRDGAYVFHKSTNERRSAEEMVEFWRTWVERYPIVSIEDGLDEGDWDGWRALTSAIGDRVQLVGDDLFVTNTEFLQKGIETGAGNAILIKVNQIGTLTETLQAIELAKRNGYRYIISHRSGETEDTFIADLAVATRSGQIKTGSASRTDRVAKYNQLLRIAEDLGSAAEYMGRDAF
- a CDS encoding septum formation initiator family protein — protein: MKLRVLLGFVLLAGAAYFAVFGGDYDAFDLRRVRQERALEEQRAREVSAEVEALRARRDSLANDSATIERIAREQYGLIRDGERLYRFADTASDSLSGRTR